The following coding sequences lie in one Oryctolagus cuniculus chromosome 7, mOryCun1.1, whole genome shotgun sequence genomic window:
- the LOC100347582 gene encoding putative dimethylaniline monooxygenase [N-oxide-forming] 6 — protein sequence MGKRVAVVGAGVSGLAAIRCCLEEGLQPTCFERSDDVGGLWKFSDHAEEGRASIYQSVFTNSSKEMMCFPDFPYPEDYPNYMHHSKLQEYIKSFAQKKNLLRYIQFETLVSSIQKGPSFLVTGQWVVITEKDGKQESTIFDAVMVCSGHHVYPNLPTGSFPGLDQFRGNHLHSRDYKGPEAFKGKRVLVIGLGNSGSDIAVELSRLATQVIISTRSGSWVMSRVWDEGYPWDMVYVTRFASFLQSILPSFVSDWLYTKKMNTWFKHENYGLMPLNGPLRKEPVFNDELPARILCGTVSIKPNVKEFTETSAIFEDGTMFEAIDSVIFATGYEYAYPFLDDSIIKSRNNEVTLFKGIFPPLIEKPTLAVIGLVQSLGAAIPTADLQARWAAKVFANSCTLPTANEMMADIDEKMGKKLKWFGQSNTLQTDYITYMDELGSFIGAKPNIPWLFLTDPQLALEVFFGPCSPYQFRLMGPGKWDGARNAILTQWSRTVKPTRMRTICEAQRPHYFCSLLKMLSFSVLLLAAWLALY from the exons ATGGGGAAGAGAGTGGCTGTCGTTGGAGCTGGTGTCAGTGGCTTGGCTGCCATACGGTGCTGTCTGGAAGAAGGGCTCCAGCCCACCTGCTTCGAAAGGAGCGATGATGTTGGAGGCCTGTGGAAATTCTCG GACCACGCAGAAGAAGGCAGAGCCAGCATTTACCAGTCTGTATTCACGAACTCCTCCAAAGAAATGATGTGCTTTCCTGACTTCCCTTACCCCGAGGATTACCCAAACTACATGCACCACAGCAAGCTCCAGGAGTACATAAAGTCATTTGCTCAAAAGAAGAATCTTTTAAGATACATACAGTTTGAG ACCCTGGTTTCCAGCATACAAAAAGGTCCCAGCTTCTTAGTCACTGGCCAATGGGTTGTTATTACTGAAAAAGATGGGAAGCAGGAATCTACTATTTTTGATGCTGTAATGGTTTGTTCTGGACATCATGTGTATCCTAATCTACCAACTGGTTCCTTCCCTG GCCTAGACCAGTTCCGAGGCAACCACCTCCACAGCAGGGATTATAAAGGCCCAGAGGCTTTCAAGGGAAAGAGAGTCCTTGTGATTGGCCTTGGGAACTCAGGATCTGACATCGCTGTTGAGCTCAGTCGTCTGGCTACACAG GTCATTATCAGTACCAGAAGTGGTTCCTGGGTCATGAGTCGAGTTTGGGATGAAGGCTACCCTTGGGATATGGTGTATGTTACCCGCTTTGCATCGTTTCTCCAGAGTATCCTCCCATCGTTTGTCTCTGACTGGTTATACACCAAGAAGATGAACACATGGTTTAAGCATGAGAACTATGGCCTGATGCCTTTAAATGG TCCCTTGAGGAAAGAGCCTGTGTTCAATGATGAGCTCCCAGCTCGCATTCTCTGCGGCACTGTGTCCATCAAGCCCAATGTGAAGGAGTTCACAGAGACCTCAGCCATTTTTGAGGATGGGACCATGTTCGAGGCCATCGACTCCGTCATCTTTGCAACAGGCTATGAGTATGCCTACCCCTTCCTTGATGACTCCATCATCAAAAGCAGAAACAATGAAGTTACTTTGTTTAAAGGCATCTTCCCACCACTAATAGAAAAGCCAACCTTGGCTGTGATTGGCCTTGTCCAGTCCCTTGGAGCTGCCATCCCCACAGCTGACCTGCAGGCCCGCTGGGCTGCTAAAGTGTTTGCAA ATTCATGTACCCTGCCAACAGCAAATGAGATGATGGCTGACATTGATGAGAAAATGGGGAAGAAACTCAAGTG GTTTGGGCAGAGCAATACCTTGCAGACTGACTATATCACATACATGGATGAACTGGGCTCATTCATAGGGGCCAAGCCTAATATACCATGGCTCTTTCTAACTGATccccagctggccctggaggTGTTCTTCGGCCCTTGTAGTCCATATCAGTTTCGACTGATGGGACCAGGAAAGTGGGATGGGGCGAGAAACGCAATCCTGACGCAATGGAGCCGGACAGTGAAGCCAACCAGGATGAGAACTATTTGTGAAGCTCAGCGGCCCCATTACTTTTGTAGTTTGCTAAAAATGCTTTCATTCTCAGTGCTCCTTCTGGCTGCTTGGCTTGCACTTTATTAA